Proteins from a genomic interval of Zingiber officinale cultivar Zhangliang chromosome 2A, Zo_v1.1, whole genome shotgun sequence:
- the LOC122042920 gene encoding DNA repair protein RAD51 homolog 4-like isoform X1, whose amino-acid sequence MICAKPSMEKEQELSTGSRQPPWFNGLELLEDAKQNKHVLPSGCEGIDILLEGGFRIGQLTEIVGPSSSGKTQICLRSALGVADMNLGSVFFLDTCNSFSSNRIASMINQHTATSVEEDEETRVKRIMSRILCQSVYDIFELLDILRQLENRLSYQEKSNGNSIRLLIIDSIATLIAPIIGSKNSQGRMLTISTGILLKRIANDYNLSVLVTNQMVGGQRGHLKPALGESWKSIPHVQLLLSRDKGNTICGISILKHTTIGSGRTGKFVIHN is encoded by the exons ATGATCTGTGCTAAACCTTCGATGGAGAAGGAGCAGGAGTTATCTACTG GCAGCCGACAGCCACCATGGTTTAATGGTTTGGAGTTGCTTGAGGATGCTAAACAGAATAAGCATGTTCTTCCCAGTGGCTGTGAAGG GATTGACATCCTTCTTGAAGGTGGTTTTCGCATTGGTCAGTTGACAGAAATAGTAGGGCCATCATCGTCTGGTAAAACCCAG ATATGTTTGCGCTCTGCTCTGGGTGTTGCAGACATGAATCTGGGTAGTGTTTTCTTCTTGGATACTTGTAACTCTTTTTCCTCAAACCGCATCGCATCCATGATTAATCAACATACTGCTACTTCGGTTGAAGAG GATGAAGAAACTAGAGTCAAAAGGATTATGAGTAGAATACTTTGCCAGTCAGTATATGACATATTTGAGTTGTTGGATATTCTGCGGCAACTTGAAAACAGACTAAGCTATCAG GAAAAAAGTAATGGAAACAGTATACGATTGCTTATCATTGATTCAATTGCAACTCTCATAGCACCTATTATTGGAAGCAAAAATTCGCAAG GACGAATGTTGACGATATCAACTGGTATTCTGTTGAAAAGGATAGCAAATGATTACAATCTATCTGTACTG GTAACTAATCAAATGGTTGGAGGACAGCGGGGACATCTGAAGCCTGCTTTGGGGGAGAGTTGGAAGAGCATTCCACATGTGCAGCTATTGCTTTCTCGTGATAAAGGGAACACAATTTGTGGCATTTCGATATTAAAGCACACGACCATT GGTTCAGGTCGCACAGGAAAATTTGTTATTCACAATTGA
- the LOC122044186 gene encoding agamous-like MADS-box protein AGL62 encodes MKKTSRGRQRIAMEAIENAAARKVCFSKRRAVVFKKAAELSVLCGAEIAVLAFSPSGKPFSFGHPSVDSVLARFFSAWPAPPRHHPLAGALLQALGRQESQLAERLEAERRRKAALEAAIFRPWGTVADLLDADVEALGMPELGLLQRAMEWVREEAAGRAEQLAFEALQPSNVAVNAGVFVTADAPTGAAAPNLLEFGYAPQGYGF; translated from the coding sequence ATGAAGAAGACGAGCAGAGGCCGTCAAAGGATCGCGATGGAGGCGATCGAGAATGCGGCTGCGCGGAAGGTGTGCTTCTCCAAGCGCCGCGCCGTCGTGTTCAAGAAGGCGGCCGAGCTCTCCGTCCTCTGCGGCGCCGAGATCGCCGTCCTCGCCTTCTCCCCCAGCGGCAAGCCCTTCTCCTTCGGCCACCCCTCCGTCGACTCCGTGCTCGCCCGCTTCTTCTCCGCCTGGCCTGCTCCCCCTCGGCACCACCCCCTCGCTGGGGCCCTGCTTCAGGCGCTCGGACGGCAGGAGTCGCAGCTCGCGGAGCGGCTCGAggcggagaggaggaggaaggcgGCGCTCGAGGCGGCGATTTTCCGGCCTTGGGGCACCGTGGCGGACCTGCTGGATGCCGACGTCGAGGCGCTCGGGATGCCGGAGCTCGGCCTGCTGCAGAGAGCGATGGAGTGGGTGCGGGAGGAGGCGGCGGGCAGGGCGGAGCAACTGGCCTTCGAGGCTTTGCAGCCGTCGAACGTGGCGGTCAACGCCGGTGTCTTTGTCACCGCCGACGCCCCCACGGGGGCGGCGGCTCCAAATTTGTTGGAATTTGGCTATGCACCTCAAGGCTATGGCTTCTAG
- the LOC122042920 gene encoding DNA repair protein RAD51 homolog 4-like isoform X2, producing MCSRQPPWFNGLELLEDAKQNKHVLPSGCEGIDILLEGGFRIGQLTEIVGPSSSGKTQICLRSALGVADMNLGSVFFLDTCNSFSSNRIASMINQHTATSVEEDEETRVKRIMSRILCQSVYDIFELLDILRQLENRLSYQEKSNGNSIRLLIIDSIATLIAPIIGSKNSQGRMLTISTGILLKRIANDYNLSVLVTNQMVGGQRGHLKPALGESWKSIPHVQLLLSRDKGNTICGISILKHTTIGSGRTGKFVIHN from the exons ATGT GCAGCCGACAGCCACCATGGTTTAATGGTTTGGAGTTGCTTGAGGATGCTAAACAGAATAAGCATGTTCTTCCCAGTGGCTGTGAAGG GATTGACATCCTTCTTGAAGGTGGTTTTCGCATTGGTCAGTTGACAGAAATAGTAGGGCCATCATCGTCTGGTAAAACCCAG ATATGTTTGCGCTCTGCTCTGGGTGTTGCAGACATGAATCTGGGTAGTGTTTTCTTCTTGGATACTTGTAACTCTTTTTCCTCAAACCGCATCGCATCCATGATTAATCAACATACTGCTACTTCGGTTGAAGAG GATGAAGAAACTAGAGTCAAAAGGATTATGAGTAGAATACTTTGCCAGTCAGTATATGACATATTTGAGTTGTTGGATATTCTGCGGCAACTTGAAAACAGACTAAGCTATCAG GAAAAAAGTAATGGAAACAGTATACGATTGCTTATCATTGATTCAATTGCAACTCTCATAGCACCTATTATTGGAAGCAAAAATTCGCAAG GACGAATGTTGACGATATCAACTGGTATTCTGTTGAAAAGGATAGCAAATGATTACAATCTATCTGTACTG GTAACTAATCAAATGGTTGGAGGACAGCGGGGACATCTGAAGCCTGCTTTGGGGGAGAGTTGGAAGAGCATTCCACATGTGCAGCTATTGCTTTCTCGTGATAAAGGGAACACAATTTGTGGCATTTCGATATTAAAGCACACGACCATT GGTTCAGGTCGCACAGGAAAATTTGTTATTCACAATTGA